The genomic segment ATGGGGGATGTAAAACCTTGAGGGTAATCGGTTTGCTTACTTTTACGAACTAAAAGTAAGTCGTGCTTTAGCACGAAACACATAAAATAGTGACTAATTTCTAATTAGAGTATGAAAGGAAAAGATCGCAGGGAACTTTTTAGGGAACAAAGTTCCCCGCACCCCTCAAAAACTCATGTTGAGATAATAATTAGAGGTTGATACAAAAAAAGGCTCCCACGGATGGGAGCCCTGAAGGCGGAGCTGAATTGGGTTCTGCACAATTCACGAAGCCGGAAGTACGAGAGGGCAAGGTTTCCTTGCCCGAACAACAATGGAATTTCCATGGATGGTAAATTCCATAGATTAAATCAGACCAGGGAAATTCTCAGGATGATGAATTTCCCAGATTATGTAGATGTTGGCTCTGAAGGCGAAAGGAAGAACAGCTTTGCTGTTCTGACATAGCCGGAAGTGCGTTCGAGCAGGGGTTCCCTGCTCGAACAACAATTGAATTTCCCATATATTAATAGTTACTTTCTTTAACCTCAAAGTGCTCAAGCTTGTGCGCACATGCAGGGCAAATGTCGGGTGCTTCGAGGCCTTCATGAACAAATCCGCAGTTTCTGCACTTCCAGCGAACACTCACATCCTTCTTGAAAACAAGTCCATTCTCAATGTTGTCTGCAAGCTTGAGGAAACGCTTCTCATGCTCAACTTCAACATCTGCGATGTAGCGGAACTGCTTCGCAATATGGGGGAACCCCTCTTCCTCAGCAACTTTGGCAAAGTTGGGATAAAGGATCTCCCATTCCTCATGCTCACCTTCGGCAGACAACTTAAGGTTATCAATGGTTTTTGCGAACCCTACCGGGTAATCGGCGTTTACGTTAACCATTGTAGGCGTGTCGGCATTCTCAAGGATCTTCTTCCAGAAACGCTTCGCATGCTCTCTTTCGTTATCTGCGGTTTCAGTAAAGATAGCCTCGATCTGGCGGTATCCTTCCTG from the Limisalsivibrio acetivorans genome contains:
- the rbr gene encoding rubrerythrin encodes the protein MPKLEGTETLENLMKAFAGESQARMRYTYYASVARQEGYRQIEAIFTETADNEREHAKRFWKKILENADTPTMVNVNADYPVGFAKTIDNLKLSAEGEHEEWEILYPNFAKVAEEEGFPHIAKQFRYIADVEVEHEKRFLKLADNIENGLVFKKDVSVRWKCRNCGFVHEGLEAPDICPACAHKLEHFEVKESNY